A section of the Candidatus Omnitrophota bacterium genome encodes:
- a CDS encoding SIR2 family protein → MNSAIETFYSDLRRLKEGKLAIFFGAGSSYDYGIPTMEEMAKMLIEELKNGTSKIFDKDTCTVLNSIIGLSTKDSEGESKKQKNSSQWNIEDLLTRLHRIQEAIGDEGSPFPKVNATIGSSDFSKDEIKHAESKLVEFMVKCYQLDIVDKTSHGVKSIEYLSNFFECLGGFYNSISVFTTNNDLCIETALLQLSQRPKNTQKKTFYLIDGFSHGALPIFSMTNFSIVPPTQSNRVVVYLWKLHGSIDWTYTCPLTDNEDEKTENTKFHDDSIICRYIDPDMWRKFQKAGAISKASSLDQSKIMIFPTPSKYSQTYNNPYMDLYQAFRRTLETCELLLAVGTSFPDSHINSAVKSFINRDNTQLYVVDPEVTCESIHKLFGKCNSIQPIIKSGFKDFIQEVRNIELMREKESPKEGRDNNE, encoded by the coding sequence ATGAATAGTGCAATTGAAACTTTTTATTCAGATTTAAGGCGCTTGAAAGAAGGAAAGTTGGCCATATTTTTCGGTGCGGGATCGAGTTATGATTATGGAATTCCCACTATGGAAGAAATGGCGAAGATGCTAATTGAAGAATTAAAAAATGGTACAAGTAAAATTTTTGATAAAGATACATGCACAGTTTTAAATTCAATTATTGGTTTATCAACTAAAGATAGCGAGGGCGAGAGTAAAAAGCAAAAAAATAGTTCACAATGGAATATTGAAGATTTATTGACACGATTACATCGTATTCAAGAAGCTATAGGCGATGAAGGGTCTCCTTTCCCAAAGGTTAATGCTACTATTGGTTCATCTGATTTTTCGAAAGATGAGATTAAACATGCTGAGTCAAAATTAGTTGAGTTTATGGTCAAATGCTATCAGCTAGACATCGTTGACAAAACCTCACATGGTGTCAAATCGATAGAATATCTGTCTAACTTTTTTGAGTGCTTGGGGGGTTTTTATAATTCAATTTCTGTTTTTACAACTAATAACGATCTGTGTATTGAGACAGCTCTGCTTCAGCTTTCACAGAGACCTAAAAATACTCAAAAGAAAACTTTTTACTTAATAGATGGATTTTCTCATGGTGCGCTACCAATATTTTCGATGACTAATTTTTCAATTGTACCTCCCACTCAATCTAATCGTGTAGTTGTATATTTATGGAAATTGCACGGTTCAATAGATTGGACATATACTTGCCCATTAACAGATAATGAGGACGAGAAAACAGAAAATACTAAGTTTCACGACGATTCTATTATTTGTAGATATATCGACCCTGATATGTGGAGAAAATTTCAAAAAGCCGGAGCTATTTCCAAAGCATCTTCGTTAGATCAATCAAAAATAATGATTTTCCCGACACCATCTAAATATTCTCAGACTTATAACAACCCATATATGGATCTATATCAAGCTTTTCGCCGAACACTAGAGACTTGCGAACTTCTACTAGCAGTTGGCACTAGCTTTCCAGATAGTCATATAAATTCAGCAGTGAAATCGTTTATTAATCGTGATAATACCCAACTTTACGTAGTTGATCCTGAAGTAACATGTGAATCTATTCATAAGCTATTTGGTAAATGTAATTCCATACAGCCGATCATCAAGTCAGGATTTAAAGATTTTATTCAAGAGGTCCGCAATATCGAATTAATGCGAGAAAAAGAAAGCCCAAAAGAAGGAAGGGATAATAATGAGTAA
- a CDS encoding ATP-binding protein, translating into MSKRIGEILAVSGVNVTIEADPSLSDLHVRHAGKTYSVGQPGSYLLVDRGHDKHLILVTTVRKMRWSSASQNSEISSSDNMREGLPKGNFPYLPKAPELIDRTLIDGLLVGSIIGRRFEIGVTHLPIVGDSVTLALQEHLSIALAPDKDRHTVSIGTFVDSNISVHLDLDDLCGKHSAIVGTTGCGKSYTVARLLQELVCKYPSANIIVFDLHGEYRKCFEHSNYIRADKLTLPAWLHSFENLFDLCADLSNQFNIHNQRWAFRDGIFQLKQRYCKDILKDESLSKNIDLDSPIPFDFEHLVNYLKNLNNETRKSDDDKPAYATAGDHDLFKELIEYLPKKRGSIAAGPLNGELDRQVLRVEARFKDPRYAFMFQYEKPKEGDLERLVRQVSGLILDSPLPITVYDLSYLPSETVGTVVATISRIIFQVYFLAKRREFVPTLIVFEEAHNYISHRSRSAYGDAREAAERIAKEGRKFGIGMLAVSQRPSELSETLLSQCNTFLCMRLANSVDKNHILSLLPDSMSNLVDILPILPRGHILAVGQATKMPVRTIVTKIENKNNEPDSDDPPFGKKWSGDITKRSIPDIEKICDMWIRSEKQDTDDIASKTKNLSSEKK; encoded by the coding sequence ATGAGTAAACGTATAGGTGAAATATTAGCTGTAAGCGGTGTAAATGTCACAATAGAAGCAGACCCAAGCTTAAGCGATTTGCATGTTCGGCACGCTGGAAAAACATATTCTGTTGGGCAACCTGGTTCATATCTTCTTGTTGATCGTGGGCATGATAAACATCTTATTTTAGTAACAACTGTTCGTAAGATGCGTTGGTCTTCTGCGTCGCAGAATTCTGAAATTTCTTCTTCTGATAATATGCGAGAAGGTCTTCCCAAAGGTAATTTCCCATATTTACCCAAAGCGCCTGAATTGATTGATCGGACGCTTATCGATGGACTTCTCGTAGGTTCAATTATCGGGAGGCGATTTGAGATAGGTGTTACACACCTGCCGATAGTGGGGGATAGTGTTACCCTTGCTCTTCAGGAACATCTTTCAATAGCACTAGCCCCTGATAAAGATCGACACACAGTTTCAATTGGGACCTTTGTTGATTCGAATATCTCTGTCCATCTAGACTTAGACGATCTTTGTGGTAAACATTCAGCAATTGTAGGCACGACTGGTTGCGGAAAATCTTACACCGTCGCACGCTTATTGCAAGAGCTAGTATGTAAATATCCCAGTGCAAATATTATTGTGTTTGATCTGCATGGTGAATATCGTAAATGTTTTGAGCATTCAAATTATATACGGGCAGATAAACTTACACTTCCCGCATGGTTGCACTCGTTCGAAAACTTATTTGATCTGTGTGCCGATTTAAGTAATCAGTTTAACATTCATAATCAACGATGGGCTTTTCGAGACGGCATATTTCAGCTTAAACAAAGATATTGCAAGGATATTTTAAAGGACGAATCCCTATCAAAGAATATCGATTTAGATTCGCCTATCCCTTTTGATTTTGAGCATTTAGTTAATTATTTAAAAAACTTGAATAATGAAACCAGAAAATCTGACGATGATAAGCCAGCTTATGCAACTGCTGGCGATCATGATTTATTTAAGGAACTCATTGAATATTTGCCAAAAAAACGAGGGAGTATAGCCGCTGGCCCTCTAAATGGAGAGTTAGATCGGCAAGTATTAAGAGTCGAGGCGAGATTTAAGGATCCTAGATATGCTTTTATGTTTCAATATGAAAAACCTAAAGAAGGGGATCTTGAAAGACTAGTGCGACAAGTATCAGGTCTTATACTCGATTCTCCCTTACCTATCACGGTTTATGACCTTAGTTATCTTCCTTCGGAAACAGTTGGAACAGTTGTAGCTACGATATCGCGTATTATTTTTCAAGTCTATTTTCTAGCCAAGCGTCGTGAGTTTGTCCCAACGCTTATTGTTTTCGAAGAAGCACATAATTACATATCTCATAGATCTCGCAGTGCTTATGGTGATGCTCGTGAGGCTGCTGAAAGAATTGCAAAAGAGGGCCGTAAATTTGGAATAGGCATGCTGGCAGTAAGCCAGCGTCCTAGTGAACTTAGTGAGACTTTATTGAGTCAATGCAATACATTCTTATGCATGCGGCTTGCTAATTCTGTTGATAAAAATCACATTTTGTCCTTATTGCCTGACTCAATGAGTAATTTAGTAGATATTTTACCTATTTTGCCACGAGGGCATATTTTAGCAGTTGGGCAAGCTACAAAAATGCCGGTACGGACAATTGTTACTAAAATAGAAAATAAAAATAATGAGCCCGATAGTGATGATCCGCCATTTGGAAAAAAATGGAGTGGGGATATTACGAAAAGAAGTATTCCTGATATAGAAAAAATATGCGATATGTGGATAAGGTCAGAAAAACAAGACACGGATGATATTGCTTCAAAGACAAAAAATTTATCGAGCGAGAAAAAATAA
- a CDS encoding SEC-C domain-containing protein: protein MDTEAIKQFLNDVHQRHKDYDYTKVKSVLQELKRGFVATNKQDEAKEVWCYEQTINAQKNFMEAYKALKQEKFYEAWCILEKCEIALLYLKPHFYQRFSEYSLDFIENHARMLQSLYPYKLFISPEMLIHHYKCSICDQRVVLRNPCRHEVGEIYNGEMCVRIIDGIEFLGSAFVTNPVQKYSVPFLTDQQTGKTVDPYNYNLVKFLIEKLSTPFDDWSLKWTKKLHPHSKFKHLSRNDKCPCASGKKYKQCCLNKKGVLMDHCIFSIPGIEGCEERIL from the coding sequence ATGGACACTGAAGCAATTAAGCAATTTTTGAATGATGTCCATCAGAGACATAAGGATTATGATTATACAAAAGTTAAATCGGTGTTACAGGAATTAAAACGAGGATTCGTTGCTACTAATAAACAGGATGAGGCCAAAGAAGTATGGTGTTATGAGCAAACAATAAATGCTCAAAAGAATTTTATGGAAGCTTACAAAGCATTAAAACAAGAAAAGTTTTATGAGGCTTGGTGTATTTTGGAAAAATGCGAGATTGCCCTTTTGTATTTAAAACCGCATTTTTATCAACGGTTTTCGGAATATTCTTTGGATTTTATCGAAAATCATGCGCGAATGTTACAATCATTGTATCCATATAAACTCTTTATAAGTCCAGAGATGCTTATCCATCATTACAAATGCAGTATATGCGATCAAAGAGTCGTTCTTCGGAATCCGTGTAGACATGAAGTTGGAGAGATTTATAATGGCGAGATGTGCGTAAGAATCATAGACGGAATTGAGTTTCTAGGCTCAGCTTTTGTAACAAATCCTGTTCAAAAGTACTCAGTTCCGTTTTTGACCGATCAACAGACAGGTAAGACAGTAGATCCATATAATTATAACCTAGTAAAATTTTTAATTGAGAAGCTGTCTACACCATTTGATGATTGGAGCTTGAAATGGACGAAAAAGCTTCATCCGCATTCAAAATTTAAACATCTTAGTAGGAATGACAAATGTCCATGCGCTTCGGGGAAGAAATATAAGCAATGTTGCCTTAATAAAAAAGGAGTGCTAATGGATCATTGTATATTTTCTATTCCTGGAATAGAAGGTTGTGAAGAAAGGATTCTTTAG
- a CDS encoding SWIM zinc finger domain-containing protein, translated as MTEVEEALGDWTAIVLGIKPYRVSVSGRNYKHSHCTCYVGEKGTLCKHMVALAIHAVMGGKPLDDKDKELSCGIEYSGRRGVLNKEELEALKKAVTESMRYIKPYRGPSRTWFANQDSLREGCNRLSAVISSLPVNKQVVDILVKLLLRLERKLSVGGVDDSNGIVGGLAGELVALLEGFTKIDPSCIDSFEPLCGKEYCFGWEDPLVRIFDERVK; from the coding sequence GTGACGGAGGTTGAGGAGGCCTTAGGTGATTGGACAGCCATTGTGCTTGGGATTAAGCCGTACCGGGTTTCTGTGTCAGGGCGTAATTACAAGCATAGCCATTGCACCTGTTATGTTGGAGAAAAAGGCACGCTTTGTAAGCACATGGTTGCTTTGGCAATCCATGCGGTTATGGGAGGGAAGCCATTGGACGATAAGGATAAAGAGCTTTCTTGTGGGATTGAATACAGCGGGCGTCGCGGTGTGCTGAATAAGGAAGAATTAGAAGCGCTTAAGAAAGCTGTTACTGAATCTATGCGATATATAAAGCCTTACCGGGGGCCCTCACGCACCTGGTTTGCTAATCAGGATTCTTTACGGGAAGGATGCAACCGGTTGTCAGCCGTTATTTCTAGCCTGCCGGTTAACAAGCAGGTGGTTGATATCTTGGTCAAATTGCTTTTGCGCTTGGAAAGGAAGCTAAGTGTCGGAGGAGTGGACGATTCAAACGGTATTGTGGGAGGATTAGCCGGTGAATTAGTGGCTCTGCTTGAAGGATTCACAAAAATAGATCCGTCATGTATTGATTCCTTTGAACCGCTTTGCGGGAAAGAGTATTGTTTCGGTTGGGAAGATCCACTTGTCCGTATTTTTGACGAGAGAGTTAAATAA
- a CDS encoding SpoVG family protein, producing MRRVKVDEVVFYPIRPTEKGLIGFASCLFDRRLSLSSIAIYTRPDGKDYRLLFPSKRLPNNKEINIFYPVNSETYELIKDAIVKKIEELTEKVKERGGYEEYGKL from the coding sequence ATGAGAAGAGTAAAAGTTGATGAAGTGGTTTTCTACCCCATACGTCCTACCGAAAAAGGTTTAATCGGTTTTGCCTCCTGCTTATTCGATAGACGCCTTTCCTTGAGCAGTATTGCCATATATACACGGCCTGACGGAAAAGATTACAGGCTTCTTTTTCCCTCAAAGCGGCTCCCGAACAATAAGGAAATAAATATATTTTATCCCGTGAATAGCGAGACTTACGAGCTGATAAAAGACGCGATCGTGAAAAAAATAGAAGAATTAACCGAAAAGGTGAAAGAAAGAGGTGGATATGAAGAATATGGAAAATTATGA
- a CDS encoding toprim domain-containing protein: MKNMENYDFRDIIENVRERYDIGEVVSRHVRLTHSKKGICPFHEEKTPSFSVNTKGQYFYCFGCGKGGDVFKFLELYERKSFAEVLRELADRAGIKVPDLGPNSHKHIDEERTTRDILSVAAEYYHERITQEANDYLTKKRGIKDEIISRFKIGYTNGNLNEYLIKECCFPLDICLKAGVLKKREDGTIKDYFCNRIIFPNFRRGQVVHMSARGLGDNEPKYLHLPGEIKYPYNEDSLYEKEVYVVEGILDCLSLIQCSYPAVAVLGASNFKSEYLQKFSRCEKVYICLDGDEAGIKGSLKIGNMIGDKARIASLPEGMDINDYLNSYTKDDFDKLIACSKDPIKYELSFISPDTDKTELPQKLEPILKKLSSMEKARIEAYLSYEIKARFKLKKEDVDGYRDMIMKSRKADMQESKSRAEEEEAKPVYTALFEGLIDVVEKEGKPAFLIKEGDDLLIVNSLKKDGLLYLPPPKEQIPWLMPRGEEILKLYETQSEKSAEECDRELYDELLAYHKSISELPEDSYYDLITAWDLHTYLLETIEYTPIICLFAVPERGKSRTGKGMIYIAFRGIHVESLRDAYLVRVANDLMASLFLDVKEIWKKAEKNGSEDILLHRFEKGAKVPRVLFPDKGAHRDIVYYSIFGPTIISTNEGIHRILETRAIPINMPDTTRRFEDDVTPLRALPLKEKLITFRARHYGKALPCMPKPALGRLGDILKPIQQIIRLVRPEREAYFLKLVKRLESEKLIEKADTIEAQILAVLSNLRSNVDKGMLPVKEITDSFNEDRSDKYKVTYQRIGRRLSAMGFSKVRTSNGASAIVWDEEKLERIKDSYGLSKTSEIPDTSDTPKDPYVTDVSCDTDVSRRPF; this comes from the coding sequence ATGAAGAATATGGAAAATTATGATTTCAGGGACATTATCGAAAACGTAAGGGAAAGGTATGACATTGGCGAAGTAGTAAGCCGACATGTAAGGCTTACTCATAGCAAGAAAGGCATTTGCCCTTTTCATGAGGAAAAGACGCCGAGTTTCTCGGTAAATACGAAAGGGCAGTATTTTTATTGCTTTGGCTGCGGTAAGGGCGGAGATGTTTTTAAATTTCTTGAGCTTTATGAGAGGAAGTCCTTTGCCGAGGTTTTAAGAGAGCTTGCGGATAGGGCCGGTATTAAGGTTCCAGACTTAGGTCCTAATTCGCACAAGCATATTGATGAAGAAAGGACGACTCGAGATATCCTTAGCGTCGCAGCGGAATATTATCACGAGCGCATTACGCAAGAAGCAAACGATTATTTGACAAAGAAAAGAGGCATTAAGGATGAGATAATCTCCAGATTCAAAATTGGTTATACAAACGGGAATTTAAACGAATACCTGATTAAAGAGTGCTGTTTCCCGCTCGATATTTGTCTTAAGGCCGGAGTCCTTAAGAAAAGAGAAGATGGTACCATCAAAGACTACTTCTGCAATAGGATTATTTTTCCTAATTTCAGGCGCGGCCAGGTGGTTCACATGTCCGCAAGAGGATTGGGTGATAATGAGCCGAAATACCTGCATCTTCCGGGAGAGATAAAATACCCATATAATGAAGACTCGCTTTATGAAAAGGAAGTCTATGTTGTTGAGGGAATACTTGACTGCCTATCTCTTATCCAGTGTAGTTATCCTGCCGTTGCCGTTTTAGGCGCATCCAATTTTAAGTCCGAATACTTACAAAAGTTTTCCCGCTGCGAAAAGGTCTACATTTGCCTTGATGGCGATGAGGCGGGCATAAAAGGTTCGCTTAAGATCGGCAACATGATAGGAGATAAAGCAAGAATCGCTTCCTTGCCGGAAGGTATGGATATCAACGATTACCTTAATAGTTACACAAAAGATGATTTTGATAAGTTAATCGCCTGCTCCAAAGATCCTATTAAATATGAGCTTAGCTTTATCTCGCCGGATACGGATAAAACCGAGCTTCCCCAAAAGCTTGAACCTATCTTGAAAAAATTAAGCTCTATGGAAAAAGCCCGGATAGAGGCGTATCTCAGCTATGAGATTAAGGCGCGTTTCAAGCTTAAAAAAGAGGATGTAGACGGCTATAGAGATATGATTATGAAGAGCCGCAAGGCGGATATGCAGGAAAGTAAGAGCCGGGCGGAGGAAGAAGAAGCTAAGCCAGTATATACCGCTTTATTTGAGGGCTTGATTGACGTAGTAGAAAAAGAAGGCAAACCCGCTTTTTTGATAAAGGAAGGTGATGATCTTTTAATCGTGAACAGCCTAAAGAAGGACGGCTTGCTTTATCTCCCGCCGCCTAAAGAGCAGATTCCATGGCTTATGCCGCGGGGAGAGGAGATATTGAAATTATATGAGACCCAATCAGAAAAATCCGCTGAGGAATGTGATAGAGAGCTTTATGACGAGCTGTTAGCTTACCATAAGTCAATTTCGGAATTGCCGGAGGATAGCTATTACGACCTAATAACGGCCTGGGACCTACACACCTATCTTTTGGAAACAATAGAATATACGCCGATTATATGCCTGTTTGCCGTTCCTGAGCGCGGCAAAAGCCGCACCGGCAAGGGCATGATTTACATTGCCTTTCGCGGGATACATGTCGAGTCTTTAAGGGATGCCTATCTTGTGAGGGTTGCGAATGATCTCATGGCCTCTTTGTTTCTTGACGTAAAGGAGATATGGAAAAAGGCGGAGAAAAACGGGAGCGAAGACATACTATTACACCGTTTTGAGAAAGGGGCAAAAGTGCCGAGAGTCCTTTTTCCCGATAAGGGCGCGCACAGGGATATCGTGTATTATTCCATATTCGGCCCTACCATAATAAGCACAAACGAGGGGATACACAGGATTCTTGAAACAAGGGCTATTCCTATTAACATGCCCGATACGACAAGACGTTTTGAAGATGATGTTACGCCTTTACGCGCCTTACCGCTCAAGGAAAAATTAATCACGTTCCGGGCAAGGCATTACGGGAAGGCGTTGCCATGTATGCCGAAACCGGCTTTAGGCAGGTTAGGGGATATACTTAAGCCTATCCAGCAGATTATACGCCTGGTCAGGCCGGAGCGAGAGGCTTATTTTCTAAAGCTTGTTAAGAGGTTAGAGTCGGAGAAATTGATTGAAAAAGCGGATACTATTGAGGCTCAGATCTTGGCTGTCTTGTCGAATCTCAGAAGCAATGTGGACAAGGGCATGCTTCCGGTTAAGGAGATTACGGATAGCTTTAACGAAGATAGGAGTGATAAATACAAGGTTACCTATCAGAGGATTGGCCGGAGGCTGTCGGCCATGGGGTTTAGTAAGGTAAGGACAAGTAACGGCGCTTCTGCCATAGTCTGGGATGAGGAGAAATTGGAGAGAATTAAGGACTCATACGGGTTGAGCAAAACGTCAGAAATACCAGATACGTCAGATACACCTAAAGACCCTTATGTTACTGACGTTTCTTGCGATACTGACGTTTCCCGGAGGCCATTTTGA
- a CDS encoding MerR family transcriptional regulator → MKTYTMTETAKMLGVHRQTMINWIRRGWVKPKRDYKDWPVFTDECIKKIKDWREKLKD, encoded by the coding sequence ATGAAGACTTATACAATGACAGAGACGGCTAAAATGCTGGGAGTTCATCGCCAGACTATGATTAACTGGATTCGTAGGGGTTGGGTTAAGCCCAAAAGGGATTATAAGGACTGGCCGGTGTTTACGGATGAGTGTATCAAGAAGATCAAGGATTGGCGGGAGAAGTTAAAGGATTAA
- a CDS encoding recombinase family protein translates to MKVALYTRVSTEDQAREGFSLEVQRDYLLQYAKNFGWDVFCSMSGRDIYMDDGYSGGNMDRPALQRLLFDAKNKQFDLVMVYKQDRLSRKLKDLLALLEEFESLGIGYKSATEPFDTTSSAGKMAIQMLGSCAEFERNRLVERVFPGMIVGVKKGHWQGARYAPYGYRYNKEIKKFEVHPEEAKIVKEIFSMYLGGKSTSQIAGHYYNLGIASRQGGKFYTKFISSILKSKAYLGTLVWNKRRYDKKEKTKNGEGKGYKYVNNDPSKIIEVPNCHEPIISQEEFDRAQKLLKRNRTNTVVRFRNNVYHLSGILKCNECGMNYRGLTLTVNHHTKMRRPWYCCSSVGVSYIKCKNKSVTADAINKQVWDIIDTISKNLHVIEELSDIIKLSATEPEQHYIEELETKEKGISKNLEKQKALYEVFSEDKINIDIYKDRAELLRNEEKKLRQDVKAIQLRILEKRNAVNLVKATQDFLLRLRSNPKGEQMDYLIKTFMRIIFRAIYIQNQEIVRHDLNEPWKSCYEEGMKWLKTQETAPIEAKKAEKARRSYVYFCVPSDVK, encoded by the coding sequence ATGAAAGTAGCATTATACACAAGAGTCAGTACTGAGGATCAGGCGCGTGAGGGGTTCTCGCTTGAGGTTCAGCGGGATTACCTTTTGCAGTATGCCAAGAATTTCGGCTGGGATGTGTTTTGCAGTATGTCCGGCCGGGATATTTATATGGATGACGGGTATTCAGGTGGAAACATGGACAGGCCTGCTTTGCAGAGGCTTCTCTTCGACGCTAAGAATAAACAGTTTGATTTAGTGATGGTCTATAAGCAGGACAGGCTCAGCAGAAAATTAAAGGATCTTTTAGCTTTATTAGAAGAGTTTGAGTCGCTTGGTATTGGCTATAAATCTGCAACCGAGCCTTTTGACACTACATCAAGTGCCGGTAAAATGGCAATCCAAATGCTTGGTAGTTGCGCCGAATTTGAAAGGAACCGGCTTGTTGAAAGGGTATTTCCCGGAATGATCGTAGGCGTAAAGAAAGGCCACTGGCAAGGCGCCAGATATGCCCCATACGGATATAGATACAATAAAGAAATTAAGAAGTTTGAAGTCCATCCAGAAGAAGCAAAAATAGTTAAAGAGATTTTCTCTATGTATTTAGGCGGCAAAAGTACTTCTCAGATAGCAGGCCATTACTATAATCTGGGCATTGCTTCACGCCAGGGAGGTAAATTTTACACTAAATTTATCTCATCCATCCTGAAAAGCAAAGCTTATCTAGGCACCCTTGTGTGGAATAAGCGGCGTTATGATAAGAAAGAAAAAACAAAAAACGGCGAGGGCAAGGGCTACAAATACGTCAACAATGACCCGTCAAAAATAATTGAAGTCCCGAATTGCCACGAGCCGATTATCTCCCAGGAAGAATTTGACCGGGCTCAAAAACTGCTCAAAAGAAACCGCACTAATACCGTAGTCAGGTTCAGAAATAATGTTTATCATTTATCAGGGATATTGAAATGCAACGAGTGCGGGATGAATTATCGCGGGCTCACATTAACGGTTAATCACCACACAAAAATGAGGCGGCCGTGGTATTGCTGTTCGTCTGTTGGCGTGTCATATATCAAATGTAAGAATAAATCCGTTACGGCTGACGCAATCAATAAGCAGGTCTGGGATATCATCGATACTATAAGCAAGAACCTTCATGTAATCGAAGAGCTTAGCGATATTATCAAGTTAAGCGCTACTGAGCCGGAGCAACATTATATTGAAGAGTTGGAGACAAAAGAAAAGGGCATTAGCAAGAACCTTGAGAAACAAAAGGCCCTCTATGAGGTATTTTCAGAGGATAAGATTAACATCGATATCTATAAAGACCGGGCCGAGCTGTTAAGGAATGAGGAGAAGAAACTTAGGCAAGATGTTAAGGCGATCCAGTTAAGGATCCTTGAGAAGAGGAATGCGGTCAATCTGGTAAAAGCCACGCAGGATTTTCTTTTAAGGTTGAGGAGCAATCCTAAGGGCGAGCAGATGGATTACCTCATCAAAACGTTTATGAGGATAATATTCAGGGCTATCTATATCCAGAACCAGGAGATTGTCAGGCACGACCTGAATGAGCCCTGGAAGAGTTGTTATGAAGAGGGGATGAAATGGCTGAAAACGCAGGAAACAGCGCCAATAGAGGCGAAAAAGGCGGAAAAGGCAAGAAGAAGTTACGTATACTTTTGCGTACCTTCGGATGTCAAATGA
- the miaB gene encoding tRNA (N6-isopentenyl adenosine(37)-C2)-methylthiotransferase MiaB translates to MAENAGNSANRGEKGGKGKKKLRILLRTFGCQMNVRDSEIISGSLLMKGYKVVDSSDDADVVLFNTCSVRQHAEDKVWSEIGKFKHETRIIGLVGCMAEYHKFDAFKKAPNIDFVCGPNNIASIPSLIEQAKAGNTKGMAIGQKQRDEFAYNTNFQAKKDDSFVVIAEGCNNFCSYCVVPFVRGRERSRNHKDILREIQALVTKGVKEITLLGQNVNSYRWNGVDFSQLMNMVSGIEGLRCFSFVTSHPKDASKDMFEIIAKCSNLKKYLHLPLQSASDRILKLMNRGYTLKEYLKKIEDYRKIVGGGLSTDIIVGFPTETEGDFQDTLEVLEKIKFDNAYIFKYSTRPHTEAAKLEDDVGMQEKKRRHKILLDLQKQISKKKKI, encoded by the coding sequence ATGGCTGAAAACGCAGGAAACAGCGCCAATAGAGGCGAAAAAGGCGGAAAAGGCAAGAAGAAGTTACGTATACTTTTGCGTACCTTCGGATGTCAAATGAATGTTCGGGATTCTGAGATAATCTCCGGAAGCCTACTCATGAAGGGTTATAAAGTTGTTGACTCATCTGATGATGCTGATGTTGTTCTCTTTAACACCTGCTCAGTACGGCAACATGCTGAGGATAAAGTCTGGTCAGAAATAGGCAAATTTAAACACGAAACACGAATAATTGGACTCGTGGGTTGTATGGCTGAATACCACAAATTTGATGCATTCAAGAAAGCACCCAATATTGATTTTGTCTGTGGTCCGAATAATATAGCTTCAATACCTTCTCTAATTGAACAGGCAAAGGCAGGCAATACTAAAGGTATGGCTATCGGCCAAAAACAACGTGATGAGTTTGCTTATAATACAAATTTTCAAGCAAAGAAAGACGATTCTTTTGTAGTGATTGCCGAAGGCTGTAATAATTTTTGCTCCTATTGTGTAGTGCCTTTTGTGCGTGGGCGAGAGCGCAGTCGCAACCACAAAGATATCTTAAGAGAAATCCAGGCGCTTGTAACTAAAGGTGTTAAGGAAATAACACTTTTAGGTCAGAATGTTAACTCTTATCGTTGGAATGGAGTAGATTTCTCACAGCTTATGAATATGGTTAGTGGAATAGAGGGTTTGAGGTGTTTTAGTTTTGTTACAAGTCATCCTAAAGATGCCTCGAAAGATATGTTCGAGATTATTGCTAAATGTAGTAACTTAAAAAAATACCTGCATCTTCCGCTTCAGTCAGCCTCAGACAGAATTCTTAAGCTTATGAATAGAGGTTATACCTTAAAAGAATACTTGAAAAAAATAGAAGATTATCGCAAGATAGTAGGAGGAGGCCTAAGTACAGATATCATTGTCGGTTTTCCTACCGAGACTGAAGGAGATTTTCAAGATACTCTGGAAGTCTTGGAAAAAATAAAGTTTGATAATGCCTACATTTTTAAATATTCTACCCGGCCGCATACTGAGGCTGCTAAATTAGAAGACGACGTAGGAATGCAAGAGAAAAAGCGCCGGCATAAAATTCTGCTTGATCTGCAAAAGCAAATCTCGAAAAAGAAGAAAATATGA